In Burkholderia gladioli, a genomic segment contains:
- the rpsG gene encoding 30S ribosomal protein S7, with the protein MPRRREVPKREVLPDPKYGNVDVAKFMNMLMLSGKKSVAERIVYGAFEQIQTKGGKDPLEVFTVALNNVKPVVEVKSRRVGGANYQVPVEVRPSRRMALAMRWLREAAKKRSEKSMALRLAGELSEAAEGRGGAMKKRDEVHRMAEANRAFSHFRF; encoded by the coding sequence ATGCCGCGTCGTCGCGAAGTCCCCAAGCGGGAAGTGTTGCCGGATCCGAAGTACGGCAACGTTGATGTTGCAAAATTCATGAACATGCTGATGCTGTCCGGCAAGAAGTCGGTCGCTGAACGCATCGTTTATGGCGCTTTCGAACAGATCCAGACCAAGGGTGGCAAGGACCCGCTGGAAGTGTTCACTGTCGCGCTGAACAACGTGAAGCCGGTGGTCGAAGTGAAGAGCCGTCGCGTTGGTGGTGCGAACTATCAGGTTCCGGTCGAAGTGCGCCCGTCGCGTCGTATGGCATTGGCGATGCGCTGGCTGCGTGAGGCCGCGAAGAAGCGTAGCGAGAAGTCGATGGCCCTGCGCCTGGCTGGTGAACTCTCCGAAGCGGCCGAAGGCCGTGGCGGCGCGATGAAGAAGCGCGACGAAGTTCACCGGATGGCAGAAGCCAACCGCGCGTTCTCGCACTTCCGCTTCTAA
- the rpsJ gene encoding 30S ribosomal protein S10 — protein MQKQKIRIRLKAFDYRLIDQSAAEIVDTAKRTGAIVRGPVPLPTRIQRFDILRSPHVNKTSRDQLEIRTHQRLMDIVDPTDKTVDALMKLDLPAGVDVEIKLQ, from the coding sequence ATGCAAAAGCAAAAAATCCGCATTCGCCTGAAGGCTTTCGACTATCGCCTGATCGACCAGTCGGCCGCCGAGATCGTCGACACGGCGAAGCGGACGGGTGCAATCGTCCGTGGCCCGGTGCCGCTGCCGACCCGCATCCAGCGCTTCGACATCCTGCGTTCGCCGCACGTCAACAAGACCTCGCGTGACCAGCTCGAAATCCGCACCCACCAGCGCCTGATGGACATCGTCGATCCGACCGACAAGACGGTCGACGCGCTGATGAAGCTCGATCTGCCGGCTGGCGTGGACGTCGAAATCAAGCTGCAGTAA
- the rplW gene encoding 50S ribosomal protein L23, whose product MSEIRKNDHRLMQVLLAPVVSEKATLVADKNEQVVFEVAPDATKQEVKAAVELLFKVEVDSVNVLVQKGKQKRFGRSMGRRKDVKKAYVCLKPGQEINFEAEAK is encoded by the coding sequence ATGAGCGAGATTCGCAAGAACGATCATCGTTTGATGCAGGTCCTGCTCGCGCCGGTGGTCTCCGAGAAGGCGACCCTGGTTGCCGACAAGAACGAGCAAGTCGTGTTCGAAGTCGCGCCGGATGCCACGAAGCAGGAAGTGAAGGCCGCTGTCGAGCTGCTGTTCAAGGTGGAAGTTGATTCCGTCAACGTGCTGGTCCAGAAGGGCAAGCAAAAGCGTTTCGGCCGCTCGATGGGCCGTCGCAAGGACGTGAAGAAGGCGTACGTCTGCCTGAAGCCCGGCCAGGAAATCAACTTTGAAGCGGAGGCCAAGTAA
- the fusA gene encoding elongation factor G → MARKTPIERYRNIGISAHIDAGKTTTTERILFYTGVNHKIGEVHDGAATMDWMEQEQERGITITSAATTAFWKGMGGNYPEHRINIIDTPGHVDFTIEVERSMRVLDGACMVYCAVGGVQPQSETVWRQANKYKVPRLAFVNKMDRTGANFFKVYDQLRLRLKANPVPVVVPIGSEENFKGVVDLLKMKAIVWDEASQGTKFDYVDIPAELADTCQEWREKMVEAAAEASEDLMNKYLEEGDLPEADIVKALRDRTIACEIQPMLCGTAFKNKGVQRMLDAVIDFLPSPVDIPPVKGELESGESAERKASDEEKFSSLAFKIMTDPFVGQLIFFRVYSGVVNSGDTLLNSTKGKKERLGRILQMHANQREEIKEVRAGDIAAAVGLKEATTGDTLCDPQHPIVLERMVFPEPVISQAVEPKTKADQEKMGLALNRLAQEDPSFRVQTDEESGQTIISGMGELHLEILVDRMKREFGVEATVGKPQVAYRETIRSTAKDVDGKFVKQSGGRGQYGHAVITLEPNEQGKGYEFLDEIKGGVIPREYIPAVDKGIQDTLKAGVLAGFPVVDVKVHLTFGSYHDVDSNENAFRMAGSMAFKEAMRRASPVVLEPMMAVEVETPEDYMGNVMGDLSGRRGIVQGMEDMVGGGKIVRAEVPLSEMFGYSTSLRSLTQGRATYTMEFKHYSEAPRNVAEAIISAKSK, encoded by the coding sequence GTGGCTCGCAAGACTCCTATCGAGCGCTACCGCAACATCGGTATTAGCGCCCACATCGACGCCGGCAAGACGACGACGACCGAGCGCATTCTGTTTTATACCGGCGTGAACCACAAGATCGGTGAAGTTCACGACGGCGCCGCCACGATGGACTGGATGGAGCAGGAACAGGAGCGTGGCATCACGATCACCTCCGCTGCCACCACCGCCTTCTGGAAGGGCATGGGCGGCAACTATCCGGAACACCGCATCAACATCATCGATACCCCGGGCCACGTCGACTTCACGATCGAAGTGGAGCGCTCGATGCGCGTGCTCGACGGCGCGTGCATGGTGTACTGCGCCGTGGGCGGCGTGCAGCCGCAGTCGGAAACCGTCTGGCGCCAGGCCAACAAGTACAAGGTCCCGCGTCTGGCCTTCGTCAACAAGATGGACCGCACCGGCGCGAACTTCTTCAAGGTCTACGACCAGCTCCGTCTGCGCCTGAAGGCGAACCCGGTGCCGGTGGTGGTGCCGATCGGCTCGGAAGAAAACTTCAAGGGCGTGGTCGACCTGCTGAAGATGAAGGCGATCGTTTGGGACGAGGCCTCGCAAGGCACGAAGTTCGACTACGTCGACATCCCGGCCGAGCTCGCCGATACCTGCCAGGAATGGCGTGAAAAGATGGTCGAAGCGGCTGCCGAAGCCAGCGAAGACCTGATGAACAAGTACCTGGAAGAAGGCGATCTGCCGGAAGCCGACATCGTCAAGGCGCTGCGTGATCGTACGATCGCCTGCGAAATCCAGCCGATGCTGTGCGGTACCGCGTTCAAGAACAAGGGCGTGCAGCGCATGCTCGACGCCGTGATCGATTTCCTGCCGTCGCCGGTCGACATCCCGCCGGTCAAGGGCGAGCTGGAAAGCGGCGAATCGGCCGAGCGCAAGGCTTCCGACGAAGAGAAGTTCTCGTCGCTGGCGTTCAAGATCATGACCGACCCGTTCGTCGGCCAGTTGATCTTCTTCCGCGTGTACTCGGGCGTCGTCAATTCGGGCGACACGCTGCTGAACTCGACCAAGGGCAAGAAGGAACGCCTGGGCCGGATCCTGCAGATGCACGCGAACCAGCGCGAGGAAATCAAGGAAGTCCGTGCCGGCGACATCGCCGCGGCGGTCGGCCTGAAGGAAGCGACCACCGGCGACACGCTGTGCGACCCGCAGCACCCGATCGTCCTGGAACGCATGGTGTTCCCGGAGCCGGTGATCTCGCAGGCCGTCGAGCCGAAGACCAAGGCCGACCAGGAAAAGATGGGCCTGGCGCTGAACCGCCTGGCTCAGGAAGATCCGTCGTTCCGCGTCCAGACGGACGAGGAATCGGGCCAGACCATCATTTCGGGCATGGGCGAGCTCCACCTCGAAATCTTGGTCGACCGGATGAAGCGTGAGTTCGGCGTCGAGGCAACCGTCGGCAAGCCGCAGGTTGCCTATCGCGAAACGATCCGTTCGACGGCGAAGGATGTCGACGGCAAGTTCGTCAAGCAGTCGGGTGGTCGCGGCCAGTACGGCCATGCGGTCATCACGCTCGAGCCGAACGAGCAGGGCAAGGGCTACGAGTTCCTGGACGAGATCAAGGGCGGTGTGATTCCTCGCGAATACATCCCGGCGGTCGACAAGGGCATCCAGGACACGCTGAAGGCGGGCGTGCTGGCGGGCTTCCCGGTGGTCGACGTGAAGGTGCACCTGACCTTCGGTTCGTACCACGACGTGGACTCGAACGAAAACGCGTTCCGCATGGCCGGTTCGATGGCGTTCAAGGAAGCAATGCGCCGCGCCAGCCCGGTGGTGCTCGAGCCGATGATGGCAGTCGAAGTCGAAACGCCGGAAGACTACATGGGCAACGTGATGGGCGACCTGTCGGGCCGTCGCGGTATCGTCCAGGGCATGGAAGACATGGTTGGCGGCGGCAAGATCGTTCGCGCCGAAGTGCCGCTGTCGGAAATGTTCGGCTACTCGACCTCGCTGCGTTCGCTCACGCAAGGTCGCGCGACCTACACGATGGAGTTCAAGCACTACTCGGAAGCTCCGCGTAACGTCGCCGAAGCGATCATCAGCGCCAAGTCGAAGTAA
- the rplD gene encoding 50S ribosomal protein L4: MELKLLNENGQEGASVNASDVVFGRDYNEALIHQVVVAYQANARQGNRAQKDREQVKHTTKKPWRQKGTGRARAGMSSSPLWRGGGRIFPNSPEENFSHKVNKKMHRAGLRSIFSQLAREGRLSVVEQLTLEAPKTKLLAEKFKAMGLESVLVITDTVDENLYLASRNLPNVAVVEPRYADPLSLIYFKKILVTKAAVAQIEELLS, translated from the coding sequence ATGGAACTCAAGCTCCTGAATGAAAATGGTCAGGAAGGTGCGTCGGTCAACGCGTCGGACGTCGTGTTCGGCCGTGACTACAACGAAGCGCTGATCCACCAGGTCGTCGTGGCTTACCAGGCGAACGCTCGCCAGGGTAACCGCGCGCAGAAGGATCGCGAACAAGTCAAGCACACGACCAAGAAGCCGTGGCGCCAGAAGGGTACGGGCCGCGCTCGTGCCGGTATGTCGTCGAGCCCGCTGTGGCGCGGCGGTGGCCGTATCTTCCCGAATTCGCCGGAAGAAAACTTCTCGCACAAGGTCAACAAGAAGATGCACCGCGCAGGTCTGCGCTCCATCTTCTCGCAGCTGGCCCGCGAAGGCCGTCTGTCGGTCGTCGAGCAACTGACGCTCGAAGCACCGAAGACCAAGCTGCTGGCCGAGAAGTTCAAGGCCATGGGCCTCGAATCCGTGCTCGTCATCACCGATACGGTCGATGAGAACCTGTACCTCGCGTCGCGCAACCTGCCGAATGTGGCGGTTGTCGAGCCGCGTTACGCCGACCCGCTGTCGCTGATCTACTTCAAGAAGATCCTGGTCACGAAGGCTGCGGTCGCCCAGATCGAGGAGTTGCTGTCATGA
- the rpsS gene encoding 30S ribosomal protein S19, translated as MARSVKKGPFCDAHLLKKVEAAAASRDKKPIKTWSRRSTILPDFIGLTIAVHNGRQHVPVYISENMVGHKLGEFALTRTFKGHAADKKAKK; from the coding sequence ATGGCACGTTCTGTTAAAAAAGGTCCGTTCTGCGACGCCCATTTGCTGAAGAAAGTTGAGGCGGCTGCAGCTTCGCGCGACAAGAAGCCGATCAAGACCTGGTCGCGTCGTTCGACGATCCTCCCGGACTTCATCGGTCTGACGATCGCCGTCCACAACGGCCGTCAACACGTTCCGGTGTACATCTCGGAAAACATGGTCGGCCACAAGCTTGGCGAGTTCGCACTGACCCGGACGTTCAAGGGTCACGCGGCCGACAAGAAGGCCAAGAAATAA
- the rplC gene encoding 50S ribosomal protein L3 — protein sequence MSLGLVGRKVGMTRIFTAEGDSIPVTVLDVSDNRVTQIKTVETDGYTAVQVAFGSRRASRVTKPLAGHLAKAGVEAGEVLKEFRIDAAKAAELSNGAIVGPDLFEVGQKVDVQGVSIGKGYAGTIKRYNFSSGRATHGNSRSHNVPGSIGMAQDPGRVFPGKRMTGHMGDVTVTVQNLEIARIDAERKLLLVKGAIPGAKGGKVFVTPAVKTKGAK from the coding sequence ATGAGCCTTGGACTCGTAGGTCGCAAGGTTGGCATGACCCGTATTTTCACGGCTGAAGGGGATTCGATTCCCGTCACCGTGCTGGACGTGTCGGACAACCGCGTGACGCAGATCAAGACTGTTGAAACCGACGGCTACACGGCCGTGCAGGTTGCATTTGGCTCCCGTCGCGCATCGCGCGTGACGAAGCCGTTGGCAGGTCATCTCGCCAAAGCCGGCGTCGAAGCCGGTGAAGTTCTCAAGGAATTCCGCATCGATGCGGCCAAGGCAGCCGAGCTGTCGAATGGCGCCATCGTCGGTCCCGATCTCTTCGAAGTAGGCCAGAAGGTCGACGTGCAAGGCGTGTCGATCGGTAAGGGCTATGCCGGTACGATCAAGCGTTACAACTTCAGCTCGGGCCGCGCAACGCACGGTAACTCGCGCTCGCACAACGTGCCGGGCTCGATCGGTATGGCGCAGGATCCGGGTCGTGTGTTCCCGGGCAAGCGCATGACCGGTCACATGGGTGACGTGACGGTTACGGTTCAGAACCTCGAAATCGCGCGTATCGACGCAGAGCGCAAGCTGCTGCTCGTGAAGGGCGCAATTCCGGGCGCGAAGGGCGGCAAGGTCTTCGTGACGCCGGCCGTCAAGACCAAGGGGGCGAAATAA
- the rpsC gene encoding 30S ribosomal protein S3: MGQKIHPTGFRLAVSRNWASRWYANNNNFAAMLQEDIGVREYLKKKLKNASVGRVVIERPAKNARITIYSSRPGVVIGKKGEDIELLKTELQRRMGVPVHVNIEEIRKPETDAQLIADSITQQLERRIMFRRAMKRAMQNAMRLGAQGIKIMSAGRLNGIEIARTEWYREGRVPLHTLRADIDYATSEAKTTYGIIGVKVWVYKGDTLGRNDAPVVEEVTEDKRPRRNARPGDRRPRRDGEGGGPGARRGAPRRAAGKPEDGKTGE; this comes from the coding sequence ATGGGACAGAAAATTCATCCGACTGGCTTCCGTTTGGCCGTCAGCCGCAATTGGGCTTCGCGTTGGTACGCGAACAACAACAATTTCGCGGCGATGCTGCAGGAAGACATCGGCGTCCGTGAGTATCTGAAGAAGAAGCTGAAGAACGCTTCGGTCGGTCGCGTCGTCATCGAGCGCCCGGCGAAGAACGCACGGATCACGATTTACAGCTCGCGTCCGGGCGTCGTCATCGGCAAGAAGGGTGAGGACATCGAACTGCTGAAGACGGAACTGCAACGCCGCATGGGCGTGCCGGTTCACGTCAACATCGAAGAGATCCGCAAGCCGGAAACCGATGCTCAGCTGATCGCCGATTCGATCACGCAACAGCTCGAGCGCCGGATCATGTTCCGCCGCGCGATGAAGCGTGCGATGCAGAACGCCATGCGTCTGGGTGCGCAGGGCATCAAGATCATGAGCGCCGGTCGTCTGAACGGCATCGAAATCGCTCGTACCGAGTGGTATCGCGAAGGTCGCGTGCCCCTGCACACGCTGCGCGCCGACATCGATTACGCAACGTCGGAAGCCAAGACGACGTACGGCATCATCGGCGTCAAGGTGTGGGTGTACAAGGGCGACACGCTGGGCCGCAACGATGCGCCGGTGGTCGAGGAAGTGACGGAAGACAAGCGCCCGCGCCGCAATGCGCGTCCTGGCGATCGTCGTCCGCGCCGTGACGGTGAAGGCGGTGGTCCGGGTGCCCGTCGTGGCGCGCCGCGTCGCGCTGCAGGCAAGCCGGAAGACGGCAAGACTGGAGAATAA
- the recQ gene encoding DNA helicase RecQ, with protein MSRALEILNEVFGYPAFRGQQGEIVEHVASGGDCLVLMPTGGGKSLCYQIPALVRHESGQGAGIVVSPLIALMQDQVAALTEVGVRAAYLNSTLSGAEAAATERALREGEIDLLYVAPERLMTPRFLDLLERTRIGLFAIDEAHCVSQWGHDFRPEYIQLSILHERFPYVPRIALTATADAITRDEIIQRLALDDARVFVSSFDRPNIRYRIVEKDNARSQLLDFIRAEHTNADGTTDAGVVYCLSRRKVEETAEWLKTQGVRALPYHAGMEFEIRQRHQEMFQREEGIVMCATIAFGMGIDKPDVRFVAHLDLPKSVEGYYQETGRAGRDGLPANAWMAYGLGDVVQQRKMIDESDADDAHKRVQTSKLDALLGLCETASCRRVRLLGYFGEASQPCGNCDTCLEPPATWDATREAQMALSCVFRAQRASGFNFGASHLIEILRGAKTEKIQQRGHDALSTFGIGAELSEPEWRAIFRQLVAFGYLAVDHGGFGALVLTAASKPVLKGEETVTLRRYVKPKSSRQSSARSGARADPTAGMSTRERACWERLRAWRAETAKSDGVPAYVIFHDATLAEIARNAPESIEDLRHIPGIGARKLERFGDELIDVVESA; from the coding sequence ATGTCGCGCGCGCTCGAAATCCTGAACGAAGTTTTCGGTTATCCGGCCTTCCGCGGCCAACAGGGGGAGATCGTCGAGCATGTCGCGTCGGGCGGCGACTGCCTGGTGCTGATGCCCACCGGTGGCGGCAAGTCGCTCTGCTACCAGATCCCGGCGCTGGTGCGCCACGAATCGGGGCAGGGCGCCGGCATCGTGGTCTCGCCGCTGATCGCGCTGATGCAGGACCAGGTGGCCGCGCTGACCGAGGTCGGCGTGAGGGCGGCCTACCTGAACTCGACGCTGTCGGGCGCGGAGGCGGCCGCCACCGAGCGCGCGCTGCGTGAGGGCGAGATCGACCTGCTCTACGTGGCGCCCGAGCGGCTCATGACGCCGCGCTTCCTCGACCTGCTCGAGCGCACGCGCATCGGCCTGTTCGCGATCGACGAGGCGCACTGCGTGTCGCAGTGGGGGCATGACTTCCGGCCCGAGTACATCCAGCTGTCGATCCTGCACGAGCGCTTCCCCTACGTGCCGCGCATCGCGCTGACGGCTACCGCCGACGCCATCACGCGCGACGAGATCATCCAGCGCCTCGCGCTCGACGACGCTCGCGTGTTCGTGTCGAGCTTCGACCGGCCCAATATCCGCTACCGGATCGTCGAGAAGGACAATGCACGCTCGCAGTTGCTCGACTTCATCCGCGCCGAGCATACCAACGCCGACGGCACCACCGATGCGGGCGTGGTGTACTGCCTGTCACGCCGCAAGGTGGAGGAAACCGCCGAGTGGCTCAAGACCCAGGGCGTGCGCGCGCTGCCGTACCACGCCGGGATGGAGTTCGAGATCCGCCAGCGTCACCAGGAGATGTTCCAGCGAGAGGAGGGCATCGTGATGTGCGCAACGATTGCCTTCGGCATGGGCATCGACAAGCCCGACGTGCGCTTCGTGGCCCACCTGGACTTGCCCAAGAGCGTCGAGGGCTATTACCAGGAAACCGGCCGCGCGGGCCGCGACGGCTTGCCCGCCAATGCCTGGATGGCCTACGGGCTCGGCGACGTGGTGCAGCAGCGCAAGATGATCGACGAGTCCGACGCCGACGACGCGCACAAGCGGGTCCAGACCTCGAAGCTCGATGCGCTGCTGGGCCTGTGCGAAACCGCCTCGTGCCGGCGCGTGCGCCTGCTCGGTTATTTCGGCGAGGCCAGCCAGCCCTGCGGCAATTGCGATACCTGCCTGGAGCCGCCGGCCACCTGGGATGCCACGCGCGAGGCGCAGATGGCCCTGTCCTGCGTGTTTCGCGCGCAACGCGCGAGCGGCTTCAATTTCGGCGCCAGCCACCTGATCGAGATCCTGCGCGGCGCCAAGACCGAGAAGATCCAGCAGCGCGGCCACGACGCGCTGAGCACCTTCGGCATCGGCGCTGAGCTCTCCGAGCCGGAATGGCGCGCGATCTTCCGTCAGTTGGTGGCCTTCGGCTACCTGGCGGTCGATCACGGCGGTTTCGGCGCGCTGGTGCTGACGGCAGCCAGCAAGCCGGTGCTCAAGGGCGAGGAGACCGTCACGCTGCGTCGCTACGTGAAGCCGAAGAGCTCGCGCCAGTCCTCGGCGCGCAGCGGCGCGCGGGCCGACCCGACCGCCGGCATGTCGACGCGCGAGCGCGCCTGCTGGGAGCGGCTGCGCGCCTGGCGCGCCGAGACCGCCAAGAGCGACGGCGTGCCCGCCTACGTGATCTTCCATGATGCGACCCTCGCCGAGATCGCCCGCAACGCGCCGGAGTCGATCGAGGACCTGCGCCATATCCCCGGCATCGGGGCGCGCAAGCTCGAGCGTTTTGGCGACGAGCTGATCGACGTGGTCGAGTCGGCCTGA
- the rplV gene encoding 50S ribosomal protein L22 has product MEVKAIHRGARISAQKTRLVADQIRGLPVDKALNVLTFSPKKAAGIVKKVVLSAIANAEHNEGADIDELKIKSIYVDKAASLKRFTARAKGRGNRIEKQSCHITVTVGN; this is encoded by the coding sequence ATGGAAGTGAAAGCAATTCATCGCGGTGCCCGCATCTCGGCGCAGAAGACGCGCCTGGTGGCTGACCAGATCCGCGGTTTGCCGGTCGACAAGGCGCTGAACGTCCTGACGTTCTCGCCGAAGAAGGCCGCCGGCATCGTGAAGAAGGTGGTGTTGTCGGCTATCGCGAATGCGGAGCACAACGAAGGCGCCGACATCGACGAGCTCAAGATCAAGAGCATCTACGTCGACAAGGCTGCCTCGCTCAAGCGCTTCACCGCGCGCGCCAAGGGCCGCGGCAACCGCATTGAGAAGCAATCCTGTCACATCACTGTGACGGTCGGGAATTAA
- the rpsL gene encoding 30S ribosomal protein S12, with product MPTINQLVRKGRESETTKSKSPALQNCPQRRGVCTRVYTTTPKKPNSALRKVAKVRLTNGFEVISYIGGEGHNLQEHSVVLIRGGRVKDLPGVRYHMVRGSLDTQGVKDRKQARSKYGAKRAKAAK from the coding sequence ATGCCAACCATCAATCAATTGGTTCGCAAAGGCCGTGAGTCGGAAACGACCAAGAGCAAGAGCCCGGCCCTGCAGAACTGCCCCCAGCGTCGCGGCGTGTGCACCCGTGTGTACACGACGACGCCGAAGAAGCCGAACTCGGCACTCCGTAAGGTCGCCAAGGTTCGTCTGACGAACGGCTTCGAAGTGATTTCGTACATCGGCGGTGAAGGCCACAACCTGCAGGAACACTCGGTTGTGCTGATCCGCGGCGGCCGTGTGAAGGATTTGCCGGGTGTGCGTTACCACATGGTTCGCGGCTCGCTGGATACGCAGGGCGTGAAGGACCGTAAGCAAGCGCGCTCGAAGTACGGCGCGAAGCGTGCGAAGGCTGCGAAGTAA
- the tuf gene encoding elongation factor Tu, producing MAKEKFERTKPHVNVGTIGHVDHGKTTLTAAIATVLSSKFGGEAKKYDEIDAAPEEKARGITINTAHIEYETANRHYAHVDCPGHADYVKNMITGAAQMDGAILVCSAADGPMPQTREHILLARQVGVPYIIVFLNKCDMVDDAELLELVEMEVRELLSKYDFPGDDTPIIKGSAKLALEGDKGELGETAIMSLADALDTYIPTPERAVDGTFLMPVEDVFSISGRGTVVTGRVERGIVKVGEEIEIVGIKDTQKTTCTGVEMFRKLLDQGQAGDNVGILLRGTKREDVERGQVLAKPGSIKPHTHFTAEVYVLSKDEGGRHTPFFNNYRPQFYFRTTDVTGSIELPKDKEMVMPGDNVSITVKLIAPIAMEEGLRFAIREGGRTVGAGVVAKILD from the coding sequence ATGGCAAAAGAGAAGTTCGAACGGACCAAGCCGCACGTCAACGTCGGTACGATCGGTCACGTTGACCACGGCAAGACGACGCTGACGGCAGCCATCGCAACGGTTCTGTCGTCGAAGTTCGGCGGCGAAGCGAAGAAGTACGACGAAATCGATGCGGCGCCGGAAGAAAAGGCGCGTGGTATCACGATCAACACCGCGCACATCGAGTACGAAACGGCGAACCGCCACTACGCACACGTCGATTGCCCGGGCCACGCCGACTACGTGAAGAACATGATCACGGGTGCCGCGCAGATGGACGGCGCGATCCTGGTGTGCTCGGCCGCCGACGGCCCGATGCCGCAAACGCGTGAGCACATCCTGCTGGCGCGTCAGGTTGGCGTTCCGTACATCATCGTGTTCCTGAACAAGTGCGACATGGTGGACGACGCTGAACTGCTCGAGCTGGTCGAGATGGAAGTTCGCGAACTCCTGTCGAAGTACGACTTCCCGGGCGACGACACGCCGATCATCAAGGGTTCGGCGAAGCTGGCGCTGGAAGGCGACAAGGGCGAGCTGGGCGAGACGGCGATCATGAGCCTGGCCGACGCGCTGGACACGTACATCCCGACGCCGGAGCGCGCGGTCGACGGTACGTTCCTGATGCCGGTGGAAGACGTGTTCTCGATCTCGGGTCGCGGCACGGTGGTGACGGGTCGTGTCGAGCGTGGCATCGTGAAGGTCGGCGAGGAAATCGAAATCGTCGGCATCAAGGACACGCAGAAGACGACCTGCACGGGCGTGGAAATGTTCCGCAAGCTGCTGGACCAAGGTCAGGCTGGCGACAACGTGGGTATCCTGCTGCGCGGCACGAAGCGTGAAGACGTGGAGCGTGGCCAGGTTCTGGCCAAGCCGGGTTCGATCAAGCCGCACACGCACTTCACGGCTGAAGTGTACGTGCTGAGCAAGGACGAAGGCGGCCGCCACACGCCGTTCTTCAACAACTACCGTCCGCAGTTCTACTTCCGTACGACGGACGTGACGGGCTCGATCGAGCTGCCGAAGGACAAGGAAATGGTCATGCCGGGCGACAACGTGTCGATCACGGTGAAGCTGATCGCTCCGATCGCGATGGAAGAAGGTCTGCGCTTCGCGATCCGCGAAGGCGGCCGTACCGTCGGCGCCGGCGTCGTCGCCAAGATCCTCGACTAA
- the rplB gene encoding 50S ribosomal protein L2 — protein sequence MAIVKVKPTSPGRRAMVKVVNKDLHKGKPFAPLLDTQSTTAGRNNNGRITTRHKGGGHKQHYRVVDFRRNKDGIPAKVERLEYDPNRSANIALVLYADGERRYIIAPKGVTVGQQLLSGSEAPIRAGNALPIRNIPVGTTIHCIEMLPGKGAQIARSAGTSAMLLAREGVYAQVRLRSGEIRRVHIECRATIGEVGNEEHSLRQIGKAGANRWRGIRPTVRGVAMNPIDHPHGGGEGKTAAGRDPVSPWGTPAKGFRTRRNKRTTTMIVQRRHKR from the coding sequence ATGGCAATCGTTAAAGTTAAGCCGACTTCGCCGGGTCGCCGCGCGATGGTCAAGGTGGTCAACAAGGATCTGCACAAGGGCAAGCCGTTCGCACCGCTGCTCGACACGCAGAGCACGACCGCCGGCCGTAACAACAACGGCCGCATCACCACGCGCCACAAGGGCGGTGGTCACAAGCAACACTACCGTGTCGTCGATTTCCGTCGCAACAAGGACGGCATCCCGGCAAAGGTCGAGCGTCTCGAGTACGACCCGAACCGGAGCGCGAACATCGCGCTGGTTCTGTACGCAGACGGCGAGCGTCGCTACATCATCGCGCCGAAGGGCGTGACGGTCGGCCAGCAGCTGCTGTCCGGTTCGGAAGCGCCGATCCGCGCGGGCAATGCCCTGCCGATCCGCAACATTCCGGTCGGTACGACGATCCACTGCATCGAGATGCTGCCGGGCAAGGGTGCGCAGATCGCGCGTTCGGCCGGTACCTCGGCCATGCTGTTGGCGCGCGAAGGCGTCTACGCACAGGTTCGTCTGCGTTCGGGCGAAATTCGCCGCGTGCACATCGAGTGCCGCGCGACGATCGGTGAAGTCGGCAACGAAGAGCACAGCCTGCGCCAGATCGGCAAGGCCGGTGCCAACCGCTGGCGCGGTATCCGCCCGACGGTTCGTGGCGTCGCGATGAACCCGATCGATCACCCGCACGGTGGTGGTGAAGGCAAGACCGCGGCAGGCCGCGATCCGGTGAGCCCGTGGGGCACGCCGGCGAAGGGCTTCCGTACGCGTCGCAACAAGCGCACGACGACGATGATCGTCCAGCGCCGTCACAAGCGTTAA